CCACACCGTATCTGCAGATCATCTCGTCTCTATGCATCGCTGTAAAAAAAGGCTGTATAAACAGAGACGGCTGCCTTCGTGATAAGCTTAGTTCAGGGATTTGGATGGAAAGAAGAGGTGTGCGCGATGTTTCCAAAGAATCAAATGGGTAAAGCGGCGATGCTGCTGGTGCTCTCTGGCGAGGGAGCGGAACAAGATCGACTGCTTAAAACGCTCGATGAGAGCGGCTTTGCGGTCGCCTTGGGCCGAGTTGGCACGATGGATTCGCAAAAGATTGTCGCGGCGGTGGAGACGGCGGCGAAGAAACATGGAATCATCAGTTCAGAGCGGTATCGCGAGGAGCACGCGCTGTATCACGCGATTATGGAGGCGCTTATGGGTGTGGGGCGCGGCGTTGTCTCGTTTGGGGCACAGCTGCGCACAGTGGGGCTGCGCTTCTCGATCGTGCGGGGAAGACCCTATGCGGCGCCGGACGAGGGAGAGTGGATCGCCGTCGCCTTTTATGGA
This sequence is a window from Ferroacidibacillus organovorans. Protein-coding genes within it:
- the hutP gene encoding hut operon transcriptional regulator HutP — translated: MFPKNQMGKAAMLLVLSGEGAEQDRLLKTLDESGFAVALGRVGTMDSQKIVAAVETAAKKHGIISSERYREEHALYHAIMEALMGVGRGVVSFGAQLRTVGLRFSIVRGRPYAAPDEGEWIAVAFYGTIGAPVKGWEHEALGFGINHI